Proteins encoded within one genomic window of Cellulomonas flavigena DSM 20109:
- the glmS gene encoding glutamine--fructose-6-phosphate transaminase (isomerizing): protein MCGIVGYVGSAGPSGRPLDVVLEGLRRLEYRGYDSAGVALVVPGGELATAKKAGKLANLVEEVAAHPLPSATAAIGHTRWATHGGPTDANAHPHVAGRVAVIHNGIVENFAPLKAELVAAGAEFLSETDTEVVAHLVARAYDESKDLAAALASVSRRLEGTFTLLAVHADAPDTVVGARHDSPLVVGLGDGENFLGSDVAAFIGSTREALELGQDQVVTITPTSVTVTDLEGTPVAAKPFTVDWDTAAAEKGGFRSFMEKEIHDQPHAVSDTLLGRLDLSGRLVLDEMRIDEAVLRAVDKIVVVACGTAAYAGHVAKYAIEHWCRIPVEVELAHEFRYRDPVVDERTLVVAVSQSGETMDTLMAVRHAREQGATTLAIVNTHGSTIPREADAVLYTHAGPEIAVASTKAFLSQLTAAYLLGLYLAQLRGNKFPDEIAATLDQLREIPDKIQEVLDRAGRVREIARWMADTPSVLFLGRHVGFPVALEGALKLKELAYIHAEGFAAGELKHGPIALIEPGQPVFVIVPSPRGRDSLHSKVVSNIQEIRARGARTLVVAEVGDEAVVPYADEVFFVPQTATLLAPLLAVVPLQIFASELAHAKGLDVDQPRNLAKSVTVE, encoded by the coding sequence ATGTGCGGAATCGTCGGGTACGTGGGCAGCGCGGGTCCGAGCGGGCGTCCTCTGGACGTCGTGCTCGAGGGTCTGCGGCGGTTGGAGTACCGCGGGTACGACTCGGCCGGTGTCGCGCTGGTGGTCCCCGGTGGGGAGCTCGCGACCGCCAAGAAGGCCGGCAAGCTCGCCAACCTCGTCGAGGAGGTCGCGGCCCACCCGCTGCCGAGCGCGACGGCCGCGATCGGCCACACGCGCTGGGCGACGCACGGCGGCCCGACCGACGCGAACGCGCACCCGCACGTCGCGGGCCGCGTCGCGGTCATCCACAACGGCATCGTGGAGAACTTCGCGCCGCTGAAGGCCGAGCTCGTGGCCGCTGGCGCCGAGTTCCTCTCCGAGACGGACACCGAGGTCGTCGCGCACCTCGTGGCCCGCGCGTACGACGAGTCGAAGGACCTCGCGGCTGCGCTCGCGTCCGTCTCGCGTCGCCTCGAGGGCACGTTCACGCTCCTCGCCGTGCACGCGGACGCGCCGGACACGGTCGTGGGCGCGCGCCACGACTCGCCGCTCGTCGTCGGCCTGGGGGACGGCGAGAACTTCCTCGGGTCGGACGTCGCGGCGTTCATCGGCTCGACGCGCGAGGCGCTCGAGCTGGGCCAGGACCAGGTCGTGACGATCACGCCGACCTCGGTCACGGTCACCGACCTCGAGGGCACGCCGGTCGCGGCGAAGCCGTTCACGGTCGACTGGGACACCGCCGCCGCCGAGAAGGGCGGCTTCCGCTCCTTCATGGAGAAGGAGATCCACGACCAGCCGCACGCCGTCTCCGACACGCTGCTGGGCCGGCTCGACCTGTCGGGCAGGCTCGTGCTCGACGAGATGCGCATCGACGAGGCCGTGCTGCGCGCCGTCGACAAGATCGTCGTCGTCGCCTGCGGCACCGCGGCGTACGCCGGGCACGTCGCCAAGTACGCCATCGAGCACTGGTGTCGCATCCCGGTGGAGGTCGAGCTCGCCCACGAGTTCCGCTACCGCGACCCCGTCGTCGACGAGCGCACGCTGGTGGTGGCCGTCTCGCAGTCGGGCGAGACGATGGACACCCTCATGGCGGTGCGCCACGCCCGCGAGCAGGGCGCCACGACACTGGCGATCGTCAACACCCACGGTTCGACGATCCCGCGGGAGGCCGACGCCGTGCTGTACACGCACGCCGGTCCCGAGATCGCGGTGGCCTCGACCAAGGCGTTCCTGTCGCAGCTCACCGCCGCCTACCTGCTGGGCCTGTACCTCGCGCAGCTGCGGGGCAACAAGTTCCCCGACGAGATCGCCGCGACGCTCGACCAGCTGCGCGAGATCCCCGACAAGATCCAGGAGGTGCTCGACCGTGCCGGGCGCGTCCGGGAGATCGCGCGGTGGATGGCGGACACGCCGTCCGTGCTCTTCCTGGGCCGGCACGTCGGGTTCCCGGTGGCTCTCGAGGGCGCGCTCAAGCTCAAGGAGCTCGCGTACATCCACGCCGAGGGCTTCGCGGCCGGCGAGCTCAAGCACGGCCCGATCGCGCTGATCGAGCCGGGGCAGCCGGTGTTCGTCATCGTCCCGTCGCCGCGCGGCCGTGACTCGCTGCACTCCAAGGTCGTGTCGAACATCCAGGAGATCCGTGCGCGCGGCGCGCGCACGCTCGTGGTCGCCGAGGTCGGGGACGAGGCCGTGGTGCCGTACGCCGACGAGGTGTTCTTCGTGCCGCAGACGGCCACGCTGCTCGCGCCCCTGCTGGC
- the glmM gene encoding phosphoglucosamine mutase — MGRLFGTDGVRGLANRDVTAEVALDVSVAAAHVLASRGDFAGHRPRAIVGRDPRASGEFLSAAVAAGLASAGVDVDNVGVLPTPAVAYLTAARGVDIGVVLSASHNPMPDNGIKFLARGGQKLDDDVEAAIEARLGEDWERPLGADVGRIRTDVALAGQQYVDHLVGTIGTRLEGLRIVVDCANGAASEVGPVALREAGADVVVINASPDGRNINEACGSTHPEQLQAAVVAARADLGVALDGDADRCLAVDASGSLVDGDQIMGVLAVALHERGELPHKTLVTTVMSNLGLRLAMRDAGIATVETGVGDRYVLEAMRAGGYGLGGEQSGHIIMSEHATTGDGLLTALHLAARVVETGRPLAELAGIVRRLPQILVNVPGVDRTRTDDPVLVEAVAAAEAGLGETGRVLLRPSGTEPLVRVMVEAATQDEADRVAQGLADVVRERLAL; from the coding sequence ATGGGTCGACTGTTCGGGACCGACGGGGTGCGCGGCCTGGCGAACCGGGACGTCACGGCGGAGGTCGCGCTCGACGTGTCCGTCGCCGCGGCGCACGTGCTGGCCTCACGGGGCGACTTCGCGGGGCACCGCCCGCGTGCGATCGTCGGACGCGATCCGCGCGCGTCGGGCGAGTTCCTGTCGGCGGCCGTGGCCGCGGGCCTCGCGTCCGCGGGTGTGGACGTCGACAACGTCGGGGTGCTGCCGACGCCCGCCGTCGCCTACCTCACCGCGGCACGCGGCGTCGACATCGGCGTCGTGCTGTCCGCGTCGCACAACCCCATGCCGGACAACGGCATCAAGTTCCTCGCCCGCGGCGGCCAGAAGCTCGACGACGACGTCGAGGCGGCCATCGAGGCACGGCTCGGCGAGGACTGGGAGCGACCACTCGGCGCCGACGTCGGACGCATCCGCACGGACGTGGCCCTGGCCGGCCAGCAGTACGTCGACCACCTCGTCGGCACGATCGGCACGCGGCTCGAGGGCTTGCGCATCGTCGTGGACTGCGCGAACGGCGCGGCCAGCGAGGTCGGGCCCGTGGCGCTGCGCGAGGCCGGGGCGGACGTCGTCGTCATCAACGCGTCGCCCGACGGGCGCAACATCAACGAGGCGTGCGGCTCGACGCACCCCGAGCAGCTCCAGGCCGCGGTCGTCGCGGCGCGCGCCGACCTCGGCGTCGCGCTCGACGGGGACGCGGACCGTTGCCTCGCGGTCGACGCGAGCGGCAGCCTCGTCGACGGTGACCAGATCATGGGCGTGCTCGCCGTCGCGCTGCACGAGCGCGGTGAGCTGCCGCACAAGACGCTCGTGACGACCGTGATGAGCAACCTCGGCCTGCGTCTGGCGATGCGCGACGCGGGCATCGCCACCGTCGAGACGGGCGTCGGCGACCGCTACGTGCTCGAGGCGATGCGCGCCGGCGGGTACGGCCTGGGCGGCGAGCAGTCCGGCCACATCATCATGTCCGAGCACGCGACGACCGGTGACGGCCTGCTCACGGCGCTGCACCTCGCGGCGCGCGTCGTGGAGACCGGTCGCCCGCTCGCCGAGCTCGCGGGGATCGTGCGCCGACTGCCGCAGATCCTCGTCAACGTGCCGGGGGTCGACCGCACCCGCACGGACGACCCGGTCCTGGTGGAGGCCGTCGCGGCCGCGGAGGCCGGGCTCGGGGAGACCGGACGCGTGCTGCTGCGTCCCTCCGGCACCGAGCCGCTCGTGCGCGTCATGGTCGAGGCCGCGACGCAGGACGAGGCCGACCGGGTCGCGCAGGGCCTGGCCGACGTCGTGCGGGAGCGCCTCGCGCTGTAG
- the rpsI gene encoding 30S ribosomal protein S9 has protein sequence MAQTTVETDYEGDDTPTSYTSETAAPTGRGQSLTAPGQALGRRKEAVARVRLVPGTGQWKINGRTLEDYFPNKVHQQLVNSPLKLVDVEGRFDVVARITGGGVSGQAGALRLGIARALNAIDAENNRPALKKAGFLTRDARVVERKKAGLKKARKAPQYSKR, from the coding sequence GTGGCTCAGACCACCGTCGAGACCGACTACGAGGGCGACGACACGCCCACCAGCTACACCTCCGAGACCGCTGCGCCGACCGGCCGTGGCCAGTCGCTGACGGCCCCGGGCCAGGCGCTCGGCCGTCGCAAGGAGGCGGTCGCCCGCGTCCGCCTGGTGCCCGGCACCGGCCAGTGGAAGATCAACGGCCGCACCCTCGAGGACTACTTCCCGAACAAGGTGCACCAGCAGCTCGTCAACTCCCCGCTGAAGCTCGTGGACGTCGAGGGTCGCTTCGACGTCGTCGCGCGCATCACGGGTGGTGGCGTCTCCGGCCAGGCCGGCGCGCTGCGCCTGGGCATCGCCCGCGCGCTCAACGCGATCGATGCCGAGAACAACCGCCCGGCGCTCAAGAAGGCCGGCTTCCTCACGCGTGACGCCCGCGTCGTCGAGCGCAAGAAGGCGGGTCTCAAGAAGGCCCGCAAGGCGCCGCAGTACTCGAAGCGCTGA
- a CDS encoding ABC-F family ATP-binding cassette domain-containing protein: MGHLDVGGVGFTLPDGRPLLRDVTFRVGDGARVALVGPNGVGKSTLLRIVTGDTPAHAGSVQRSGGLGVMRQDVGRIHDERSVRDLLADLAPPAVRAAAAELTAAELGMMEVDDEPTQMRYAQALADWADVGGYEAEAGWDRVTEAVLSLPFERAQHRYVRTLSGGEQKRLVLEALLRGPDEVLLLDEPDNALDVPTKRWLEDRLIGSGRTVLFVSHDRELLARVATHVATLEPTPGGARVWVHGGGFATYAQARADRRARHEELLRRWEEEHVQLRELVATLKQKATFNDGMSSRYQAAQTRLRKFEAAGPPAVVGREQHVKVRLRGGRTAKRAVVATDLELTGLMKPFDLEVWYGERVAVLGSNGSGKSHFLRLLAAGGSDPEHAPAGDVPVAPVTHTGSVVLGSRVRPGWFAQNHTHPELVGRTLLEILHRGDGQRPGLGREAASRALDRYELVGAAEQPYETLSGGQQARLQILLLELGGATLLLLDEPTDNLDLHSAEALEVGLAAFDGAVLAVTHDRWFTRTFDRFLVFGADGSVVETPEPVWDAGRVQRVR; the protein is encoded by the coding sequence ATGGGTCATCTCGACGTCGGCGGCGTCGGCTTCACCCTCCCCGACGGCCGTCCTCTCCTGCGGGACGTCACGTTCCGGGTGGGCGACGGCGCGCGTGTCGCGCTCGTCGGGCCCAACGGCGTCGGCAAGTCGACCCTCCTGCGGATCGTCACGGGCGACACCCCGGCGCACGCGGGGTCGGTGCAGCGCAGCGGCGGGCTCGGCGTCATGCGCCAGGACGTGGGGCGGATCCATGACGAGCGCAGCGTCCGCGACCTGCTGGCGGACCTCGCGCCGCCCGCCGTGCGCGCGGCGGCCGCGGAGCTGACGGCCGCCGAGCTGGGGATGATGGAGGTCGACGACGAGCCGACGCAGATGCGGTACGCGCAGGCGCTCGCGGACTGGGCCGACGTCGGCGGGTACGAGGCCGAGGCCGGCTGGGACCGGGTGACCGAGGCGGTGCTGTCGCTGCCGTTCGAGCGCGCGCAGCACCGCTACGTGCGCACGTTGTCCGGCGGCGAGCAGAAGCGCCTGGTGCTCGAGGCGCTGCTGCGCGGCCCGGACGAGGTGCTCCTCCTCGACGAGCCGGACAACGCGCTCGACGTGCCCACCAAGCGGTGGCTCGAGGACCGGCTCATCGGCAGCGGCCGGACCGTGCTGTTCGTCAGCCACGACCGCGAGCTGCTGGCACGCGTCGCCACCCACGTCGCGACGCTCGAGCCGACCCCCGGCGGGGCGCGGGTGTGGGTGCACGGCGGCGGGTTCGCCACCTACGCGCAGGCGCGCGCGGACCGGCGCGCGCGTCACGAGGAGCTGCTGCGCCGCTGGGAGGAGGAGCACGTCCAGCTGCGCGAGCTCGTCGCGACGCTCAAGCAGAAGGCCACGTTCAACGACGGCATGTCGTCGCGCTACCAGGCGGCTCAGACGCGGCTGCGGAAGTTCGAGGCGGCGGGCCCGCCCGCGGTGGTCGGGCGCGAGCAGCACGTGAAGGTCCGGCTGCGCGGCGGCCGGACGGCCAAGCGCGCGGTGGTGGCGACCGACCTGGAGCTCACGGGTCTGATGAAGCCGTTCGACCTCGAGGTCTGGTACGGCGAACGGGTGGCGGTGCTCGGCTCGAACGGCTCGGGGAAGTCGCACTTCCTGCGGCTGCTGGCGGCCGGCGGGTCCGACCCGGAGCACGCGCCCGCGGGGGACGTGCCGGTGGCGCCCGTGACGCACACCGGGTCCGTGGTGCTGGGTTCGCGCGTGCGGCCCGGGTGGTTCGCGCAGAACCACACGCACCCCGAGCTCGTCGGGCGCACGCTGCTGGAGATCCTGCACCGCGGCGACGGTCAGCGACCGGGGCTCGGGCGCGAGGCGGCGAGCCGTGCGCTCGACCGGTACGAGCTCGTCGGTGCGGCGGAGCAGCCGTACGAGACGCTCTCGGGCGGTCAGCAGGCGCGCCTGCAGATCCTCCTGCTGGAGCTCGGCGGGGCGACCCTGCTGCTGCTCGACGAGCCGACCGACAACCTCGACCTGCACTCCGCGGAGGCGCTCGAGGTCGGCCTCGCGGCGTTCGACGGGGCGGTCCTGGCCGTGACGCACGACCGGTGGTTCACCCGCACGTTCGACCGCTTCCTGGTGTTCGGGGCCGACGGGTCGGTCGTCGAGACGCCGGAGCCCGTGTGGGACGCGGGGCGCGTGCAGCGCGTACGGTGA
- a CDS encoding DedA family protein translates to MLEQWALDLAASPWVFAALFGFATVDGFFPPVPSESLVIALASLSTSTGSPVLWAVVVVAALGAFTGDQVAFQIGRAVRIRELRGFRGRRGQALLDWAERALRDRGAAFIIAARYIPVGRVAVNMTAGALGFSRRRFVGLTAVAAVTWACYSTLIGIGTGTVLGHSPVVGVVAGVVGGFVIGLVVDWVLRRWLRIEAPAAPGAPAAEAQPVLVPGVRVAADEGEAPAA, encoded by the coding sequence GTGCTCGAGCAGTGGGCACTCGATCTCGCGGCGTCGCCGTGGGTCTTCGCGGCGCTGTTCGGGTTCGCGACGGTCGACGGGTTCTTCCCTCCCGTCCCCAGCGAGTCCCTCGTCATCGCGCTCGCGTCGTTGTCGACCTCGACCGGCAGCCCGGTGCTGTGGGCCGTGGTCGTCGTCGCGGCCCTCGGGGCCTTCACGGGTGACCAGGTCGCCTTCCAGATCGGCCGCGCGGTGCGCATCCGCGAGCTGCGCGGGTTCCGCGGCCGGCGCGGTCAGGCCCTGCTCGACTGGGCGGAGCGCGCGCTTCGCGACCGCGGGGCGGCGTTCATCATCGCGGCGCGCTACATCCCGGTCGGTCGGGTCGCGGTCAACATGACGGCGGGCGCGCTGGGCTTCTCCCGGCGCCGGTTCGTCGGGCTGACCGCTGTCGCCGCGGTGACGTGGGCGTGCTACTCGACGCTCATCGGCATCGGGACCGGCACCGTCCTGGGGCACTCGCCGGTCGTCGGCGTGGTCGCCGGGGTGGTCGGCGGGTTCGTCATCGGGCTGGTCGTCGACTGGGTGCTGCGACGTTGGTTGCGGATCGAGGCGCCGGCCGCGCCCGGCGCGCCCGCGGCCGAGGCGCAGCCGGTCCTGGTGCCGGGTGTCCGGGTCGCCGCCGACGAGGGAGAGGCCCCGGCGGCCTGA
- the rplM gene encoding 50S ribosomal protein L13 translates to MRTYTPKPGDVERNWYVIDATDVVLGRLASHVATLLRGKHKATFAPHVDGGDFVIVINAEKVALTGNKRETKLAYRHSGYPGGLRATRYADLLEKHPERAIEKAVRGMLPHTTLGRGQLSKLKVYRGAEHPHAAQQPKPFELTQVAQ, encoded by the coding sequence GTGCGCACGTACACCCCGAAGCCCGGCGACGTCGAGCGGAACTGGTACGTCATCGACGCGACCGACGTCGTGCTCGGCCGCCTGGCCAGCCACGTGGCCACGCTGCTGCGCGGCAAGCACAAGGCGACCTTCGCTCCCCACGTCGACGGCGGCGACTTCGTCATCGTCATCAACGCGGAGAAGGTCGCGCTCACCGGCAACAAGCGCGAGACCAAGCTCGCCTACCGCCACTCCGGCTACCCGGGTGGTCTGCGGGCGACCCGCTACGCCGACCTCCTCGAGAAGCACCCCGAGCGGGCCATCGAGAAGGCCGTCCGCGGCATGCTGCCCCACACGACCCTCGGTCGTGGACAGCTCAGCAAGCTCAAGGTCTACCGCGGTGCGGAGCACCCGCACGCGGCCCAGCAGCCGAAGCCGTTCGAGCTCACCCAGGTGGCGCAGTAA
- a CDS encoding peptide deformylase, which produces MTDVDQVVQDLVRRTLDAARAAGPDAVAPIVQAGHPVLRAMARPYDGQVDDAELTELLALLHRTMRAAPGVGLAAPQIGLPLALAVVEDPGTGDGEAARVRERPVLPYRVLVNPTYAPAGDELVAFYEGCLSVEGYQAVVPRQRAVHLTGLDETGATLDEVVTGWPARIVQHETDHLHGTLYLDRALTRSLSATDAWGAHWGAEPVPREAARALGFDLPRTARGGAGEEA; this is translated from the coding sequence ATGACCGACGTCGACCAGGTCGTGCAGGACCTCGTGCGCCGCACGCTCGACGCGGCGCGCGCCGCGGGGCCCGACGCGGTCGCGCCCATCGTGCAGGCCGGGCACCCGGTGCTGCGCGCGATGGCGCGACCGTACGACGGGCAGGTCGACGACGCCGAGCTCACCGAGCTCCTGGCGCTCCTGCACCGCACGATGCGGGCCGCCCCGGGGGTCGGGCTCGCGGCCCCGCAGATCGGGCTGCCGCTCGCGCTCGCGGTGGTCGAGGACCCCGGAACGGGCGACGGCGAGGCGGCGCGGGTGCGCGAGCGTCCCGTGCTGCCCTACCGCGTCCTCGTCAACCCGACGTACGCGCCGGCCGGGGACGAGCTGGTGGCGTTCTACGAGGGCTGCCTGAGCGTCGAGGGGTACCAGGCGGTCGTGCCCCGGCAGCGCGCGGTGCACCTCACGGGCCTCGACGAGACGGGAGCGACGCTCGACGAGGTCGTCACGGGCTGGCCTGCGCGGATCGTCCAGCACGAGACGGACCATCTGCACGGCACGCTGTACCTCGACCGCGCGCTGACCCGTTCGCTGTCCGCGACGGACGCCTGGGGGGCACACTGGGGTGCGGAGCCGGTCCCGCGCGAGGCGGCGCGGGCGCTCGGCTTCGACCTGCCGCGCACGGCACGAGGAGGTGCCGGGGAGGAGGCGTGA
- a CDS encoding glutamine amidotransferase produces the protein MRPFLFLGVRPEDAPADDEYAAMLRCTGLDEAMLHRVRLEARPLGDVDLDPWSGVILGGGPFCVSDPEDAKSAVQRRVEADLSRLLDAVVPADVPFFGACYGIGTLGRHQGGVVDRAHPEPVGAVTVELTAAGRADPVLGVAPPRFDVFVGHKEGLSALPPGAVLLASSATAPVQAFRVGRHVYATQFHPELDADGLATRVEAYRYAGYFAPDEAAQVVADARGSGVRTVPAVLRAFVERYLHPRGESGPAAPVLRDEIRSAQG, from the coding sequence ATGCGGCCGTTCCTGTTCCTGGGCGTCCGCCCGGAGGACGCTCCCGCGGACGACGAGTACGCGGCGATGCTGCGCTGCACGGGCCTGGACGAGGCGATGCTGCACCGTGTGCGGCTCGAGGCGCGTCCGCTCGGGGACGTCGACCTCGACCCCTGGTCGGGCGTCATCCTGGGCGGCGGGCCGTTCTGCGTGAGCGACCCCGAGGACGCCAAGTCGGCCGTGCAGCGCCGTGTCGAGGCGGACCTGTCGCGGCTCCTCGACGCCGTGGTCCCGGCGGACGTCCCGTTCTTCGGCGCCTGCTACGGGATCGGCACGCTCGGTCGGCACCAGGGGGGCGTGGTCGACCGCGCCCACCCGGAGCCCGTCGGTGCCGTCACCGTCGAGCTGACGGCAGCAGGGCGGGCCGATCCCGTCCTGGGGGTGGCACCGCCGCGCTTCGACGTGTTCGTGGGGCACAAGGAGGGGCTGAGCGCGCTGCCCCCCGGCGCGGTGCTGCTGGCGAGCTCCGCGACGGCCCCGGTGCAGGCGTTCCGGGTCGGGCGTCACGTCTATGCGACGCAGTTCCACCCCGAGCTCGACGCCGACGGCCTCGCGACGCGCGTCGAGGCGTACCGGTACGCCGGCTACTTCGCGCCCGACGAGGCGGCGCAGGTCGTGGCGGACGCGCGCGGCAGCGGCGTGCGCACGGTGCCCGCGGTGCTGCGCGCGTTCGTCGAGCGGTACCTCCACCCCCGGGGGGAGTCCGGCCCTGCCGCGCCCGTCCTGAGGGACGAGATCCGCTCCGCTCAGGGCTGA
- the coaA gene encoding type I pantothenate kinase: MPSLVPATPYVDLDREAWTRLSASTPLPLTDADVARLRGLGDPIDLAEVDAIYRPLSRLLDLYIQATRGLHHATSTFLREDVGRTPFVIGVAGSVAVGKSTTARLLRELMARWPATPHVELVTTDGFLHPNAELERRGLLQRKGFPESYDRRALLRFVSKVKAGRREVTVPVYDHLTYDIVPGAHVVVRQPDVLIVEGLNVLQPARPTLEGTSNLALSDFFDFSIYVDARTSDVKQWYVDRFLSLRQTAFARSESYFHRYASLSDDEAVARAESIWDTINAPNLEENILPTRSRATLVLTKGPDHSVQRVRLRKI; this comes from the coding sequence GTGCCGTCCCTGGTCCCCGCCACGCCCTACGTCGACCTCGACCGCGAGGCGTGGACCCGGTTGTCCGCCTCGACACCGCTGCCGCTCACCGATGCGGACGTGGCGCGGCTGCGCGGCCTCGGCGACCCGATCGACCTCGCCGAGGTCGACGCGATCTACCGCCCGCTGTCCCGCCTGCTCGACCTGTACATCCAGGCGACGCGCGGTCTGCACCACGCGACGAGCACGTTCCTGCGGGAGGACGTCGGGCGTACGCCCTTCGTCATCGGCGTGGCCGGGTCGGTCGCGGTCGGCAAGTCGACGACCGCGCGCCTGCTGCGCGAGCTGATGGCCCGCTGGCCGGCGACACCGCACGTCGAGCTCGTGACGACCGACGGGTTCCTGCACCCCAACGCCGAGCTCGAGCGTCGCGGCCTGCTGCAGCGCAAGGGCTTCCCCGAGTCGTACGACCGGCGTGCGCTGCTGCGCTTCGTGTCGAAGGTCAAGGCGGGCCGGCGCGAGGTCACGGTCCCGGTGTACGACCACCTGACGTACGACATCGTCCCGGGTGCGCACGTCGTGGTGCGCCAGCCCGACGTGCTCATCGTCGAGGGCCTCAACGTGCTGCAGCCGGCGCGACCGACGCTCGAGGGCACCTCGAACCTCGCCCTGAGCGACTTCTTCGACTTCTCGATCTACGTGGACGCACGGACCTCCGACGTCAAGCAGTGGTACGTCGACCGCTTCCTGTCGCTGCGTCAGACCGCGTTCGCACGGTCCGAGTCGTACTTCCACCGGTACGCGTCGCTGTCGGACGACGAGGCGGTCGCCCGTGCCGAGAGCATCTGGGACACCATCAACGCCCCGAACCTCGAGGAGAACATCCTCCCGACGCGCAGCCGCGCGACGCTCGTGCTGACCAAGGGGCCGGACCACTCCGTGCAGCGCGTCCGCCTGCGCAAGATCTGA